The Mauremys mutica isolate MM-2020 ecotype Southern chromosome 1, ASM2049712v1, whole genome shotgun sequence genome has a segment encoding these proteins:
- the C1H21orf62 gene encoding uncharacterized protein C21orf62 homolog, with protein sequence MPGSVMSVSCHKHCFLLVGVLGFCLNSFVRGQKNNTLIFTKENTIRNCSCSADIHDCDYSLANLMCSCKTILPYTIDRASYHSDLTIWFTDTTVLGMLLNFTVVHYLKLSLCGSTPLPREYLAILGLRKLQINSEVKGQFLEQNLTIYNSGDNEMRDKLKVLHKDRQMFLYISVLDTSLFNRYSLLKSYSVENVSSITDHFPSLPYSDIFSTTTNKSYVVTFIY encoded by the coding sequence ATGCCTGGCAGCGTGATGTCAGTATCCTGCCATAAGCACTGTTTCCTTTTGGTTGGCGTTCTTGGTTTCTGTCTTAACAGTTTTGTGAGAGGTCAGAAGAACAACACTCTGATTTTCACCAAGGAAAATACAATTCGCAACTGCAGCTGTTCTGCTGATATCCATGACTGTGACTACAGCTTGGCAAACCTCATGTGCAGTTGCAAAACCATCTTGCCTTATACAATTGACAGAGCCAGCTACCACAGTGACCTAACAATTTGGTTCACAGATACAACCGTGCTTGGAATGCTGTTGAACTTTACAGTGGTGCACTACCTGAAGCTTTCGCTCTGTGGCTCCACTCCTCTACCAAGAGAATACCTGGCCATTTTGGGATTGCGAAAGCTGCAAATAAACAGTGAGGTTAAGGGCCAGTTTCTAGAGCAAAATTTAACAATCTACAATAGCGGCGACAATGAGATGAGAGACAAACTGAAGGTGCTACACAAAGACAGGCAAATGTTTTTGTATATTTCTGTCTTGGATACATCTCTCTTCAACAGGTATTCTTTACTGAAGTCCTACAGTGTGGAAAATGTCTCCAGCATTACAGACCACTTTCCAAGTCTCCCATATTCTGATATATTTTCAACTACTACTAACAAAAGCTACGTTGTAACATTCATTTACTGA